A single genomic interval of Brevibacillus brevis harbors:
- a CDS encoding LysR family transcriptional regulator → MEYRDWYILQTLYQEQNITKTAESLYLSQPALTKRLRQIEKEFGVQIVQRGSRGVHFTPQGEYLAKCADEMLLRLRNIKEHVLNMGEEVNGTLRLGVSNYFARYKLPMILKKFKEAYPNVEYKVMTGWSKDVYKSVYNQDVHVGFVRGSYNWSDQKHLLFEESVYVVSTEPIHIDDLPTLPRIDYETDPMLQALVDNWWTERFSQPPLIGMEVDKADTCSEMVANGLGYAILPRGVLNGKDDLHMIELTTAEGEPIRRSTWMFYHADSMDLQMVKAFVRFMEQGEITFLD, encoded by the coding sequence ATGGAATATCGCGATTGGTACATTCTCCAAACCTTGTACCAGGAACAAAACATCACGAAAACAGCCGAAAGCTTGTATTTGTCCCAGCCTGCTCTGACCAAACGGCTACGGCAGATTGAAAAAGAGTTTGGCGTACAGATCGTGCAACGGGGGAGTAGAGGCGTTCATTTCACTCCTCAAGGCGAGTATTTGGCCAAATGCGCGGATGAAATGCTCCTCAGACTGCGCAATATCAAGGAGCATGTCTTGAACATGGGAGAAGAGGTCAATGGTACGCTCAGGCTGGGGGTATCCAACTATTTTGCACGGTACAAGCTCCCGATGATCTTGAAAAAGTTCAAGGAAGCCTATCCAAACGTCGAGTACAAGGTGATGACCGGATGGAGCAAAGACGTCTACAAGTCCGTGTATAATCAGGACGTGCACGTAGGCTTCGTCCGGGGAAGCTACAACTGGTCCGACCAAAAGCACTTGCTGTTCGAGGAATCTGTCTATGTCGTTTCCACGGAACCTATTCATATCGACGACCTGCCCACCCTGCCGCGAATCGACTACGAGACCGATCCGATGCTGCAGGCGTTAGTAGACAACTGGTGGACCGAACGATTTTCCCAACCCCCGCTGATCGGCATGGAGGTCGACAAGGCGGATACATGCAGTGAAATGGTAGCAAACGGTTTGGGGTACGCCATCCTTCCACGAGGCGTGCTCAATGGCAAAGACGATCTGCACATGATTGAGCTGACCACAGCAGAAGGGGAGCCGATCAGGCGAAGCACCTGGATGTTTTATCATGCGGACTCAATGGACTTGCAAATGGTCAAGGCATTTGTACGCTTCATGGAGCAGGGTGAGATAACATTTCTCGATTAA
- a CDS encoding methyl-accepting chemotaxis protein — protein MKVNLRNWFRSYRTKLIITFLLILLVPSLVVGSLAYNQAKQEIDKQIMDSANENVDLVNSIVSSTFEGKKKDADYLAKDITPGVKSTDVQEEIMHHLDMYMGMHAEASSISVGTVDGQYFRAPRQEVQAGFDPRTRDWYKRAMENKGTVVVTEPYISAVSGEVLVAVARTTEDGAGVICITVGIEQIKQLANSVSIGSDGDVIVVDSNKKYVVHPENQAGTLAQESFYDNMYQGETGQFQYEEQSIPKQIYYVTNPATGWKIAGSMYLSEIEDAAQPIFAQTFWTITICLLLGGLIVAAVLRSLLQSIQEVKVHAVRVSQGILTDPIKVRSTDEIGELGHAFNTMQDNLRALISDVEARAEQVAASSEQLTASAQQTSIATEHVTTSVQDVAGSAEQQTSGIDQNVRSLQDISEGVTRIVESVNVLSDTAQQTTVQAEEGGNFVAQVMGQMKSIHESVEQSDRMTKSLYDRSKEIGTISDVISGIAQQTNLLALNAAIEAARAGEHGKGFAVVATEVRLLAEQSQLSAKQISELITEIQRETKQSVDNMEKVRLDVAAGLNVSEETIHKFEGIMESTRLTNPHIAEVSMIAQQILAAVQEVTATANVLVTIAKSNAETAEEVAASTEEQLASMQEISTSAQSLSSLAEELKVLINKFTY, from the coding sequence GTGAAAGTTAACTTGCGAAATTGGTTTCGAAGCTATCGAACCAAGCTCATCATCACATTTCTCTTGATTCTGTTAGTCCCTTCCCTTGTCGTTGGAAGCCTGGCTTACAATCAAGCGAAACAAGAAATTGACAAACAGATCATGGACAGCGCCAACGAAAACGTCGATTTGGTCAACTCCATCGTCAGCAGTACGTTTGAGGGCAAAAAGAAGGATGCTGACTATTTGGCAAAAGATATCACACCTGGCGTGAAATCAACTGATGTCCAAGAAGAAATCATGCATCATCTGGATATGTATATGGGTATGCATGCGGAAGCGTCCAGTATCAGTGTGGGAACGGTTGACGGACAGTACTTCCGCGCTCCTAGGCAAGAAGTACAGGCAGGGTTTGATCCGCGGACGAGAGACTGGTACAAAAGAGCGATGGAAAACAAGGGGACTGTCGTCGTAACGGAGCCATATATTTCGGCGGTATCCGGCGAGGTTTTAGTAGCGGTAGCGAGAACGACGGAGGATGGCGCAGGGGTTATCTGCATTACCGTCGGGATTGAACAGATCAAACAACTGGCAAACTCAGTCAGCATCGGTTCCGATGGAGATGTCATCGTAGTGGACAGCAATAAGAAGTATGTCGTCCATCCGGAAAATCAGGCAGGAACGCTGGCACAAGAGAGTTTTTACGACAATATGTACCAAGGGGAAACAGGTCAATTCCAATACGAGGAGCAAAGCATCCCGAAACAGATTTACTATGTGACGAATCCGGCTACAGGCTGGAAAATTGCCGGGTCGATGTACCTGTCAGAGATTGAGGATGCTGCACAGCCGATTTTCGCACAAACGTTTTGGACGATCACGATCTGCTTGCTGCTGGGAGGACTCATTGTAGCAGCTGTACTGCGTTCCCTTCTCCAGTCCATTCAGGAAGTGAAGGTACACGCGGTCAGAGTGAGCCAAGGTATTTTGACTGACCCGATTAAAGTGCGGTCAACTGACGAAATCGGTGAGCTTGGTCATGCGTTTAACACGATGCAGGATAACCTTCGTGCGCTCATTTCCGATGTTGAGGCCAGGGCAGAGCAAGTAGCGGCGTCTTCGGAGCAATTAACTGCGAGTGCGCAGCAGACGAGCATTGCAACCGAGCATGTAACGACTTCTGTTCAGGACGTAGCTGGCAGCGCGGAACAACAAACGAGCGGAATCGACCAAAATGTTCGTTCATTGCAGGACATTTCGGAAGGGGTCACACGGATTGTAGAGAGTGTTAATGTGTTGTCAGATACTGCTCAGCAAACAACGGTTCAGGCAGAAGAAGGAGGCAACTTTGTCGCTCAAGTCATGGGTCAAATGAAGTCGATTCATGAATCGGTAGAACAGTCGGACCGCATGACCAAATCACTCTATGATCGTTCGAAAGAAATCGGCACGATCTCGGATGTCATCAGTGGAATTGCCCAGCAGACGAATTTGCTCGCATTGAATGCAGCGATTGAGGCGGCGCGGGCTGGTGAGCATGGTAAAGGCTTTGCAGTTGTTGCTACAGAGGTGCGCCTGTTGGCTGAGCAATCACAATTGTCGGCCAAGCAAATTTCTGAATTGATCACAGAGATTCAACGGGAAACCAAGCAATCCGTCGACAATATGGAAAAAGTCAGACTGGATGTTGCAGCAGGTTTGAACGTTTCCGAGGAGACGATTCACAAGTTTGAAGGCATCATGGAGAGCACCAGACTGACCAATCCACATATCGCAGAGGTTTCCATGATCGCACAGCAAATCTTGGCTGCTGTTCAGGAAGTAACCGCGACAGCCAATGTGCTCGTCACCATTGCGAAAAGCAATGCCGAAACAGCCGAGGAAGTAGCAGCCTCTACCGAAGAGCAGCTCGCCTCCATGCAAGAGATCTCAACCTCCGCTCAATCCTTGTCGTCATTGGCGGAAGAGCTGAAAGTTTTGATCAATAAGTTTACCTATTAA
- a CDS encoding 3-hydroxyacyl-CoA dehydrogenase family protein — MEKHAAVIGSGVMGHGIAQLYALAGFRVSLYDLQEAFLMKARASIEHSLSLLVAEGVIAEQSRVAALEQIVLTTDLRAAVSDAEVITEAVPEVIELKWELFEKLEQYARPDAIIASNTSTFSIARLIEKATTPQRFIITHFFNPAQLVPLVEVVRHEKTAQEVVHKTMQLMEEIGKSPVLLKKDVPGFIANRLQTALMREAFHLLAEGVADAAQIDTVMKDGIGYRWAFVGPIETADFGGLDTWKRVMDNLAPELDSSTKAPAIIEERVAEGKLGTKTGAGIYSYQDTSVSEKLRVRDEQFIRLGKMRAMINKFRY; from the coding sequence ATGGAAAAGCATGCGGCTGTTATCGGATCAGGTGTTATGGGACATGGAATCGCGCAGCTATACGCATTGGCTGGATTTCGTGTTTCTCTTTACGATTTGCAGGAAGCGTTTTTGATGAAAGCGAGAGCTAGCATCGAGCACAGCCTTTCCCTTCTGGTTGCAGAGGGAGTGATTGCAGAACAATCTAGAGTAGCAGCGCTAGAGCAAATCGTCCTGACCACGGATTTGCGAGCGGCAGTATCTGATGCAGAAGTCATCACAGAAGCGGTACCAGAAGTCATCGAGCTGAAGTGGGAGCTGTTTGAAAAGCTGGAGCAATACGCGAGGCCAGATGCGATTATTGCTTCCAATACGTCTACGTTTTCGATTGCGCGACTGATCGAAAAAGCTACTACGCCACAACGCTTTATCATTACACATTTTTTCAATCCAGCCCAATTGGTTCCGTTGGTCGAGGTAGTCAGGCACGAGAAGACCGCGCAGGAAGTGGTTCACAAGACGATGCAGTTGATGGAAGAGATCGGGAAGTCCCCAGTTTTGCTGAAAAAGGATGTACCGGGCTTTATCGCCAATCGTCTGCAAACGGCCTTGATGAGAGAAGCTTTTCATTTGCTCGCAGAAGGTGTGGCAGATGCAGCCCAGATCGATACGGTGATGAAGGATGGCATTGGCTATCGTTGGGCTTTTGTCGGACCTATTGAGACGGCCGATTTTGGTGGACTCGATACGTGGAAGCGTGTGATGGATAACCTGGCGCCAGAGCTGGATTCCTCGACAAAAGCCCCCGCCATCATTGAGGAACGAGTAGCAGAAGGCAAGCTTGGCACCAAGACCGGAGCAGGTATTTACTCGTATCAGGATACGTCTGTCTCAGAAAAGCTTCGTGTACGTGACGAACAGTTCATTCGCTTGGGGAAAATGAGGGCAATGATCAATAAATTTCGCTACTAA
- a CDS encoding GNAT family N-acetyltransferase — protein sequence MNTMIRIEQVDDYSVTEQVVKSAFANAEFTDHKEHELVSRIRKSDAFIPTLSLVAIDEENQAILGHILFSKVHICNDNQSIESLALAPVSVLPDYQSKGIGKKLILEALQKAKELGYQSVVVLGHPEYYPKFGFQKASRWGIKAPFDVPDEVFMALELQENALAHISGVVEYPSAFFE from the coding sequence ATGAACACGATGATCAGAATAGAACAGGTAGATGATTATTCCGTTACTGAACAAGTCGTAAAAAGTGCATTCGCGAATGCAGAGTTCACCGATCACAAAGAACATGAATTGGTGTCTCGCATCAGAAAATCGGATGCATTTATCCCCACGTTATCTCTCGTCGCGATTGATGAAGAGAATCAAGCGATCTTGGGACATATTCTTTTTTCAAAAGTACACATCTGCAATGACAATCAGAGCATAGAGTCACTTGCACTTGCTCCAGTGTCTGTCTTGCCCGATTACCAAAGCAAAGGCATAGGAAAGAAATTAATTCTCGAAGCCCTCCAAAAAGCCAAAGAACTGGGATACCAATCTGTTGTTGTCCTCGGCCATCCCGAATATTACCCGAAGTTTGGCTTCCAAAAAGCATCCCGATGGGGAATAAAAGCACCTTTCGACGTACCGGATGAAGTATTTATGGCTTTGGAGCTGCAAGAAAATGCCTTGGCTCATATCTCGGGCGTTGTTGAATACCCCAGTGCTTTTTTTGAATAG
- a CDS encoding SDR family oxidoreductase, which translates to MKLLNKVVVITGASRGLGLEMANVLAKEGAIVWATSRSAPPPNEIAHAEPGSVTNIQLDVTDEQSVLALFAHVQRLYGRLDVLVNNAGVGVFKPVEQTSLEEWENVFRTNVTGLFLCSREGYKVMKAHGGRIINISSVSGYIPIADNGVYGASKFAVQGFSQICNEEWKNDNVRVSTIFPGAVHTNMTEDRHFFDPSAMLVPKDVADTVLDIASRPLHVRIDEVKILPPTGIL; encoded by the coding sequence ATGAAACTACTGAATAAAGTCGTAGTCATCACAGGAGCCAGTCGGGGATTAGGTCTTGAAATGGCAAATGTTCTGGCAAAAGAAGGAGCAATTGTTTGGGCAACCTCTCGATCCGCGCCTCCTCCCAACGAAATCGCACACGCTGAACCGGGAAGTGTGACGAATATACAGCTAGACGTGACAGACGAGCAAAGTGTCCTTGCTCTGTTTGCCCATGTACAAAGGTTATACGGGCGTCTAGATGTCCTCGTCAACAATGCAGGAGTCGGCGTGTTTAAGCCTGTTGAACAAACAAGCTTGGAAGAATGGGAGAATGTTTTCCGCACCAATGTAACCGGACTCTTTCTTTGCAGCCGTGAAGGATACAAGGTAATGAAAGCTCACGGAGGCCGAATCATCAATATCTCTAGTGTCTCAGGATATATTCCGATTGCGGACAACGGCGTTTATGGTGCTTCGAAATTTGCCGTCCAAGGCTTTTCCCAAATTTGCAATGAAGAGTGGAAAAACGACAATGTGAGGGTCTCTACCATTTTTCCCGGTGCCGTTCATACAAACATGACGGAGGACCGGCATTTTTTTGATCCGAGTGCGATGCTCGTACCAAAAGATGTGGCAGATACCGTGTTAGATATCGCCTCCCGTCCCCTCCACGTTCGAATCGATGAAGTCAAAATCCTTCCTCCTACAGGCATTCTCTAA
- a CDS encoding SDR family NAD(P)-dependent oxidoreductase has product MQQVAMITGAGNGIGAAAAKLLAQHGVHVAVLDVQEEKAQLVAKEIKQTGGQALPIRCDVGQRGQVEEAIQLVEAHFGNVTILVNNAGVGGPFHRVDEVSDEEWDWIMNTNLKSVFLFCRNLLPKMKERNYGRIVNIASIQGLLGSAHSSTYVASKHGMIGYTKTIAAEWGEHGITCNAICPGYVDTAMGVRPEDISDYMNRVIAKSPVKRVAQPMEIAQMIYHLVGPHSGYINGASITMDGGISSHIGITDQLS; this is encoded by the coding sequence ATGCAGCAAGTAGCAATGATCACAGGAGCAGGCAATGGGATCGGGGCCGCAGCAGCAAAGCTTTTGGCTCAGCATGGGGTCCATGTCGCTGTTCTTGATGTACAAGAAGAAAAGGCACAGTTAGTCGCCAAAGAAATCAAGCAGACAGGCGGTCAAGCCTTGCCCATTCGCTGTGATGTCGGCCAACGAGGGCAAGTTGAAGAAGCCATCCAGCTTGTGGAAGCTCATTTTGGGAATGTCACCATCTTGGTCAATAATGCAGGAGTAGGCGGTCCATTCCACCGAGTCGACGAAGTCTCCGATGAGGAATGGGATTGGATCATGAATACCAACCTGAAGAGTGTGTTCCTATTTTGCAGAAACCTGTTGCCCAAGATGAAAGAAAGGAACTACGGGCGGATCGTAAACATCGCTTCCATTCAGGGCTTGCTAGGCTCTGCACATTCATCCACCTACGTCGCTTCCAAACACGGCATGATCGGCTATACGAAAACAATCGCTGCCGAATGGGGAGAGCACGGGATTACTTGCAACGCCATCTGTCCGGGATATGTGGATACGGCGATGGGCGTACGGCCGGAGGATATTTCGGATTACATGAATCGGGTCATCGCCAAAAGCCCGGTGAAACGCGTAGCTCAGCCGATGGAAATCGCCCAGATGATTTATCATCTCGTCGGACCACATAGCGGGTACATCAACGGAGCGAGCATCACCATGGATGGCGGGATCAGCAGCCACATCGGGATTACGGATCAGTTGTCCTAG
- a CDS encoding GRAM domain-containing protein: MELRRNESIVQENIAANLFRGMEGVGGKLTITSERLYFQPHSFNIQTQPLELSLNDIAAVEKRNTLFVIPNGMKIKLHNGQEHKFVVWKRAEIIGRIQDTKMKQKMTVIIKTR, from the coding sequence ATGGAACTCAGGCGAAACGAATCGATCGTACAAGAGAATATAGCGGCAAACCTATTCAGAGGAATGGAAGGAGTAGGTGGGAAGTTAACGATTACGAGTGAAAGACTCTATTTTCAACCACACAGTTTCAATATTCAAACACAACCTCTCGAATTAAGCTTGAATGATATTGCGGCAGTTGAAAAGCGGAATACGCTATTCGTGATCCCAAACGGAATGAAGATCAAGCTGCATAACGGGCAAGAGCATAAATTTGTTGTATGGAAGCGAGCGGAGATCATCGGAAGGATTCAGGATACAAAGATGAAGCAAAAAATGACGGTGATTATTAAGACGAGGTAA
- a CDS encoding AbrB family transcriptional regulator — MLLRILFTLLLGSLGGWLFATIHSPLPWLLGALVTTVICNMLGVKNLWIPRWFRQAGLTVIGITLGLRMTPEIVDTMTGHIGLMLITTILTILISLVNAWIFYKVCRVDGITAIFSNIPGGLSEMVSVGQTAGGNQQVITIFHSIRAISVVLCTPYLVTFLPTHAAIQPATTEHMLGIGQTVMILVAGVIGALIASRCYIPAPFLLGALLVTALISMNTSLVGESPALPSILVQGAQIFIGVSIGLGFKREDIAKNRRFFLFGLMHSLFLFVMVIALAIGISYVTATDIVTAILATVPGGLAEMSLTALATGADPILVTAFHLFRLVLVLTLFSFGARVWTNRHSRIKQPKETSA; from the coding sequence ATGCTGTTACGCATTCTGTTTACATTGCTGCTCGGATCACTGGGAGGCTGGCTGTTTGCTACCATCCACAGTCCACTTCCTTGGCTGCTCGGAGCATTAGTCACCACGGTTATTTGTAATATGCTTGGGGTCAAAAATCTTTGGATTCCCCGATGGTTTCGTCAAGCAGGCTTGACAGTGATTGGGATTACCCTTGGTCTGCGAATGACACCAGAAATCGTCGATACGATGACAGGGCACATCGGTTTGATGCTCATCACCACGATTTTGACCATCTTAATCAGTTTGGTAAACGCTTGGATATTTTATAAGGTCTGCCGAGTAGACGGAATAACGGCGATCTTCAGTAACATTCCCGGCGGATTATCGGAAATGGTGTCGGTGGGGCAAACGGCTGGAGGAAATCAACAAGTCATCACGATTTTCCACTCGATTCGTGCGATCAGCGTCGTGCTTTGCACTCCTTATCTTGTGACATTTCTACCTACTCATGCTGCCATACAGCCAGCTACTACAGAACACATGCTGGGGATTGGGCAGACAGTCATGATTCTTGTGGCTGGTGTCATTGGAGCGTTGATTGCGTCACGCTGTTATATACCCGCTCCGTTCTTGCTAGGTGCCTTGCTCGTGACCGCTTTGATTTCGATGAATACATCGCTTGTGGGAGAGAGTCCTGCGTTGCCAAGCATCTTAGTCCAAGGGGCGCAAATATTCATCGGGGTCAGCATCGGTCTTGGCTTCAAACGAGAGGACATCGCCAAAAACCGTCGATTCTTTCTGTTCGGTCTCATGCATTCCCTGTTCTTGTTCGTCATGGTGATTGCGCTTGCCATCGGCATTTCTTACGTGACGGCTACCGATATCGTGACCGCGATTCTGGCTACGGTGCCAGGTGGACTCGCCGAGATGAGTTTGACTGCCTTGGCGACAGGTGCCGATCCGATCTTAGTGACAGCGTTTCATCTGTTTCGTTTAGTTCTTGTCCTGACGTTGTTTTCCTTCGGCGCTCGTGTATGGACGAACCGCCACAGCAGGATCAAACAGCCAAAGGAGACCAGCGCCTGA
- a CDS encoding tripartite tricarboxylate transporter substrate binding protein yields the protein MKKSNKWTKWTGVLLTTAMALSLAACGGGGGGQTASSGGASTYPEKPISVIAPSGAGGGLDKTARSLAKVMSATKLVDKTISVENKPGGGQAVGLADFVTQDKKNNYKLLLPSTPIVINNVKKEGNSPHSYNDMTPLAQLTKDYGAIVVAADSPYKDLKSLMDAIKADPTKVTVAGGSAPGSLDHLTFLMPAVKAGIDPKSVKYISYDGGGEAIASLLGGNADVLATDVSGSGEYLKSGKVRILGVSSPERLKGMFKDIPTYKESGYDTELINWRGVFGPKDMTPDAVAYWEQKLKAMTETPEWKAELEANGWDDGYKNGADFKSYLGEQEKMFKEILSLLGMAK from the coding sequence ATGAAAAAATCAAACAAATGGACAAAGTGGACCGGAGTACTCCTCACTACGGCAATGGCACTTAGCCTCGCAGCCTGTGGAGGCGGCGGCGGTGGGCAGACAGCATCCTCTGGAGGAGCTTCTACCTATCCGGAAAAACCGATCTCGGTTATCGCTCCGTCTGGGGCAGGCGGTGGTTTGGATAAAACAGCGCGTTCTCTCGCAAAGGTGATGTCAGCAACGAAGCTGGTAGACAAGACGATCTCCGTCGAAAACAAGCCAGGTGGCGGACAGGCAGTAGGTTTGGCTGATTTCGTAACGCAGGACAAGAAAAACAACTATAAGCTCTTGCTTCCCTCTACACCAATCGTCATCAACAATGTGAAAAAAGAAGGAAACAGCCCGCATTCCTACAATGATATGACTCCGTTGGCACAATTGACGAAAGATTACGGCGCGATCGTAGTAGCAGCCGATTCTCCATACAAGGATCTGAAATCGTTAATGGATGCAATCAAAGCTGATCCAACCAAAGTAACGGTTGCAGGCGGTTCTGCTCCTGGCTCGCTTGATCACTTGACCTTTTTGATGCCAGCTGTAAAAGCGGGAATTGATCCGAAATCAGTGAAATACATCTCTTACGATGGCGGTGGAGAAGCGATCGCATCTCTCTTGGGTGGCAATGCTGACGTACTGGCTACAGATGTATCCGGTTCGGGTGAATACTTGAAATCCGGCAAAGTAAGAATCTTGGGTGTTTCTTCCCCGGAGCGCTTGAAAGGAATGTTCAAGGACATCCCGACGTATAAAGAATCCGGTTATGACACGGAGCTGATCAACTGGCGCGGTGTATTTGGACCAAAAGACATGACACCAGATGCTGTTGCTTACTGGGAGCAAAAATTGAAAGCCATGACAGAGACTCCTGAGTGGAAAGCAGAGCTGGAAGCAAACGGCTGGGACGATGGCTACAAAAACGGTGCAGACTTCAAGAGCTACCTGGGTGAGCAAGAAAAAATGTTCAAGGAAATCCTGAGCTTGCTCGGAATGGCAAAATAA
- a CDS encoding tripartite tricarboxylate transporter TctB family protein: MSKTFDRFASLIFLVLGVAFVVGSQNISASAYGSNVGPNIFPMGLGSLLILLSLRLFYETFKYKQEGKKEKEKLDYKRFLIILVAALFYVLLLEEIGYVISTFLFLLVGFQTMQKGKWLNSVLISGAFSFGVYLLYVEVLDGTLPGLPTWLGL; encoded by the coding sequence GTGAGCAAAACATTTGACCGCTTCGCCAGTCTGATTTTTCTCGTGTTGGGCGTAGCATTTGTGGTCGGGAGCCAAAACATCTCGGCGAGTGCTTACGGCAGCAATGTCGGACCAAACATTTTTCCAATGGGACTCGGAAGCTTGCTGATCCTGCTCAGCCTGCGATTATTTTATGAGACATTCAAATACAAGCAAGAGGGCAAGAAAGAGAAGGAAAAGCTCGATTACAAACGGTTCCTCATCATTCTTGTCGCGGCCTTATTCTACGTATTGCTTCTAGAGGAAATCGGCTATGTGATCAGTACCTTCCTTTTCCTTTTGGTTGGATTTCAGACGATGCAGAAAGGGAAATGGCTCAACAGCGTGCTCATTTCCGGTGCATTTTCATTCGGTGTCTACTTGTTGTACGTGGAAGTTCTCGATGGCACTTTGCCCGGTTTACCAACATGGTTAGGCTTGTAG
- a CDS encoding TerC family protein, translated as MTDYLLSLLQIIMINLVLSGDNAVVIALACRNLSPELQKKATFWGSFGAIGLRIILTFIAIWLLKIPFVQVVGGLLLIWIAVKLLKGEEEDSHIGGGASFVEALKTIIFADLIMSLDNVIAVAGAANGNLVLVIIGLAISIPLIIWGSQLLMKLMNRFPIIVLLGAALLGYTAGEMIVGDKAVGSFLEGVMPSLHMILPVALALLVIVIGNYLKRKEKNVINKEVTNNHAETL; from the coding sequence ATGACAGATTACTTACTTAGCTTACTACAAATCATTATGATCAACCTGGTCCTGAGTGGAGACAATGCAGTCGTTATTGCTCTTGCCTGTCGGAACCTGAGTCCAGAGCTACAGAAAAAAGCCACTTTTTGGGGGAGCTTCGGTGCAATTGGACTGCGGATCATCCTTACCTTCATTGCCATCTGGCTGTTGAAAATCCCGTTTGTCCAAGTCGTTGGAGGACTTTTGCTCATCTGGATTGCGGTCAAGCTGTTAAAAGGTGAAGAGGAGGACAGTCACATTGGTGGGGGAGCGAGTTTTGTTGAGGCACTCAAAACCATTATTTTTGCCGATCTGATTATGAGTCTGGACAATGTCATTGCCGTAGCTGGAGCAGCAAACGGGAACCTGGTTTTGGTCATCATCGGTCTTGCCATCAGCATTCCGCTCATCATTTGGGGAAGTCAGTTGCTGATGAAGCTGATGAACCGTTTTCCCATCATCGTATTGTTGGGGGCGGCTTTGCTCGGATATACAGCAGGAGAAATGATTGTAGGAGACAAAGCAGTTGGCAGCTTCCTGGAGGGGGTAATGCCTTCGTTGCATATGATTTTGCCGGTAGCATTGGCACTTCTGGTGATTGTGATTGGAAACTATTTGAAAAGGAAGGAGAAAAATGTGATAAATAAAGAAGTGACAAATAATCATGCGGAGACACTATAG